One genomic segment of Candidatus Saccharimonas sp. includes these proteins:
- a CDS encoding MarR family transcriptional regulator: MEEKILDLLQKINTIYRSAQKYATRELSKNDISAIEAAILTKIYNSSAPQDEISKEIGVDKAYISRVLVKMEEKKLILKKNSQKDKRIREIEITKLGKEKLNIRQQILVKWCEETFGDISLKELNLLTEAIEIISNKANEK; the protein is encoded by the coding sequence ATGGAAGAAAAGATTCTTGATTTATTGCAAAAAATTAATACAATTTATCGCTCGGCACAAAAATATGCAACACGCGAGCTTTCTAAAAATGATATTTCGGCTATTGAGGCTGCAATTTTAACCAAAATTTATAATTCTTCTGCTCCGCAAGATGAAATCTCTAAAGAAATTGGTGTTGATAAGGCCTATATTTCGCGAGTTTTAGTTAAAATGGAAGAGAAAAAATTAATTTTAAAGAAAAACTCACAGAAAGATAAGCGAATTCGTGAAATTGAAATTACAAAACTAGGTAAAGAAAAGCTAAACATTCGGCAGCAAATTCTAGTTAAATGGTGTGAAGAAACCTTTGGTGATATTTCTTTAAAAGAACTGAATCTATTAACCGAAGCGATTGAGATTATCTCAAATAAGGCAAATGAAAAGTGA
- a CDS encoding nucleoside triphosphate pyrophosphohydrolase family protein — protein sequence MNFNEYQNQAVQTDVAHGATTKSARYNGYMEKALGLAGETGEVLEIIKKIIRDKGGVFEIAQEDREKLRKELGDVLWYLSALAFYNDIRLEDIAKTNLEKLASRQRRDKIHGSGDDR from the coding sequence ATGAATTTTAATGAATACCAAAATCAAGCTGTCCAAACAGATGTTGCACATGGCGCTACTACCAAATCTGCTCGCTACAATGGCTATATGGAAAAAGCTCTCGGGTTGGCTGGCGAAACTGGTGAAGTTTTAGAAATAATTAAGAAAATAATTCGAGACAAAGGCGGAGTTTTTGAAATTGCACAGGAAGACCGTGAGAAGCTTAGAAAAGAGCTTGGCGATGTTTTATGGTATCTTTCTGCCCTAGCCTTTTATAACGATATCAGGCTTGAAGATATCGCAAAAACTAATCTTGAAAAATTAGCTAGCCGACAACGGCGAGATAAGATTCATGGTAGTGGGGACGATCGATAA
- a CDS encoding DHH family phosphoesterase → MNFENTKKIVENAEKICVIQAENPDGDSLGSALGLEEILSKLGKEVKLFCPVDIPKYLRYFKGWDRVESSIYEKFDLFIIVDTTSSILLSKIIEDPLYKNLLEKTPVLVIDHHTDATPDLFFKHELILEEASSAGELIFEIAKANHWKINENAAQNLLGAIFSDTLGLSTSNTSARTFEVAGELTKLGANSAKLEEDRRELSKKAPEILKYKGELIQRIEYFLDGKLAVVHIPWSEIKEYSDKYNPSVLVIDEMRMVEGVEACVAIKTYPDGKLTGKIRTNSPVAADIAGYFGGGGHAYAAGFRIYENYDETLQELINCCWKILG, encoded by the coding sequence ATGAATTTCGAAAATACAAAAAAAATAGTTGAAAATGCAGAAAAAATTTGCGTTATTCAGGCTGAAAACCCTGATGGCGATAGTTTAGGGTCAGCTTTAGGATTAGAAGAAATTTTAAGCAAGTTAGGCAAAGAAGTTAAACTTTTCTGTCCAGTTGATATCCCTAAATATTTGCGATATTTTAAGGGCTGGGATAGAGTGGAGAGTTCAATTTATGAAAAATTTGACCTTTTTATCATTGTTGATACAACCAGTAGTATTCTACTGTCAAAAATAATTGAGGACCCGCTTTATAAAAACTTGCTTGAAAAAACGCCAGTTTTAGTTATTGATCACCATACCGATGCAACACCAGATTTGTTTTTTAAACACGAATTAATTTTAGAAGAGGCTAGCTCAGCAGGTGAATTAATTTTCGAAATTGCAAAAGCAAATCACTGGAAAATTAATGAAAACGCTGCACAAAATTTACTTGGAGCAATTTTTAGCGACACGCTTGGGCTTTCAACGAGCAATACTTCAGCCAGAACTTTTGAAGTTGCGGGCGAATTAACAAAACTTGGCGCAAATTCAGCCAAACTTGAAGAGGATCGCCGTGAACTTTCGAAAAAAGCACCTGAAATTTTAAAATATAAGGGAGAACTAATTCAGCGAATTGAATATTTTTTAGATGGAAAATTAGCAGTTGTACATATTCCATGGAGCGAGATTAAAGAATACTCTGATAAGTATAACCCAAGTGTTTTGGTGATTGATGAAATGCGAATGGTTGAAGGTGTAGAAGCTTGCGTGGCTATAAAAACCTACCCAGATGGTAAATTGACAGGGAAAATTCGCACGAATTCACCAGTTGCGGCCGATATCGCTGGCTATTTTGGTGGTGGCGGTCACGCTTATGCTGCAGGCTTTCGAATTTATGAGAATTATGATGAAACTTTGCAAGAATTAATTAATTGCTGCTGGAAAATTCTGGGCTAA
- the recR gene encoding recombination mediator RecR produces MSQILPQALTETIENLGKLPGVGSRTAERYAYYLLKNNATISKKIADSLLNLHKNVKSCPITFALISKDEEISPLYADETRNKKLIAVVEEPLDIIALEKTKHFNGTYHVLGGVISPINGITPDQLHIRELAERILKDKVQEIIIATNASVEGESTALYIQNYLREKGFENLIISRLARGLPVGVDLEYADQITLSHALEGRKAI; encoded by the coding sequence ATGTCACAAATTCTACCTCAAGCATTAACTGAAACTATCGAAAATCTCGGCAAGCTCCCTGGCGTCGGCTCGCGAACAGCCGAACGCTATGCTTACTATTTACTAAAAAATAATGCTACTATAAGTAAAAAAATTGCCGATAGTCTTTTAAATTTACATAAAAATGTTAAAAGCTGCCCTATAACTTTTGCATTGATTTCAAAAGATGAAGAAATTTCACCACTTTATGCTGATGAAACTCGCAATAAAAAACTAATTGCGGTTGTTGAGGAGCCTCTAGACATTATCGCCCTTGAAAAAACAAAGCATTTTAACGGAACCTACCATGTTTTAGGTGGGGTTATTTCGCCAATTAACGGAATCACACCCGATCAATTACATATTCGTGAGCTTGCTGAAAGAATTTTGAAAGATAAAGTTCAAGAGATAATTATTGCAACAAACGCTAGCGTTGAAGGCGAAAGCACAGCACTTTATATTCAGAATTATTTACGCGAAAAAGGCTTCGAAAACTTAATAATTTCACGACTTGCACGCGGTCTACCAGTAGGTGTTGACTTGGAGTATGCCGACCAGATCACTTTGAGTCATGCTTTAGAAGGACGAAAGGCAATTTAA
- a CDS encoding YbaB/EbfC family nucleoid-associated protein, with translation MAGIKDQMKMVRELQKAQKELKKEIIEVEAGEGAVVIQFTGELKVKSVKLNPELIDFEDTEELEHWIQIAIRDGLEEAQKVAAEKMQPLMGGLGNLGL, from the coding sequence ATGGCAGGAATTAAAGACCAAATGAAAATGGTTCGCGAACTACAGAAAGCGCAAAAAGAACTTAAAAAAGAGATTATTGAAGTCGAAGCTGGTGAGGGTGCAGTTGTAATTCAGTTTACCGGTGAGCTAAAAGTGAAAAGTGTAAAACTCAACCCAGAATTGATTGATTTTGAAGACACTGAAGAACTTGAACATTGGATTCAAATTGCGATTCGTGATGGCTTAGAAGAAGCTCAAAAAGTTGCAGCTGAAAAAATGCAACCTTTAATGGGCGGTTTGGGAAACTTGGGACTTTAA
- a CDS encoding glycosyltransferase family 39 protein — MKNLKISDFWIYKFRYQIGVGILSLSYLAIIIYTLFFAPNGLTAGEIESAKSSMNLNFSSIFSKNILDFPFRFLQKTSIDIFGLSNFAIKLPSVFISLCSIFFITKISGMWFSKRASILASIIAITSSQFFFIAQNGTSEILYIFYPILLIWSGMEFIKEPKKHQIFTLISILGLSFYTPLSSYITLAFLITILVHPHLRFIIKKLPNYQKIAALILFLTITSPLLVSIFFDFSILKIIFGIPNSLKLFENIKSLVLALFGFSNPISNGMISPIINPATSILVAIGLYFTFIAKHSAKSYLINIWTTILLLVCIINPTTITILFTPILILTITGLQGLINTWYALFPKNPYARIFGLIPISIFVFNLLITNLSVFALSYRYSPQPLAAFSQDLDILLEKTDSNRILMVSKNEEDFYKTLERQGRVKVKNKFEDSEVILSKEAYQNVKIPVNYSIKRILVSNRKYNADRFYVLRRG, encoded by the coding sequence ATGAAAAACTTAAAAATTAGCGATTTTTGGATCTATAAATTTCGTTACCAAATTGGAGTTGGGATTTTATCACTCAGCTATCTTGCAATAATTATCTATACTTTATTTTTTGCGCCAAATGGATTAACCGCCGGTGAAATTGAGAGCGCTAAAAGTTCAATGAACTTAAACTTTTCAAGTATTTTTTCGAAGAACATTCTAGATTTTCCATTTAGATTTTTGCAAAAAACTAGCATTGATATTTTTGGTTTAAGTAATTTTGCAATTAAATTGCCATCAGTTTTTATTTCTCTATGCTCGATATTTTTCATAACAAAAATATCAGGAATGTGGTTTTCGAAACGTGCCTCTATTTTAGCTTCTATTATCGCAATCACATCGAGCCAGTTTTTCTTTATTGCTCAAAACGGAACGAGCGAAATTCTTTATATTTTTTACCCAATTTTGCTAATTTGGAGCGGAATGGAGTTTATAAAAGAGCCAAAAAAACACCAAATTTTCACTTTAATTTCAATTTTAGGGCTTAGTTTTTACACGCCGCTCAGCTCTTACATCACATTAGCATTTTTAATTACAATTTTAGTACATCCACATTTACGGTTTATTATTAAAAAATTGCCAAATTACCAAAAAATCGCGGCGCTAATATTATTTTTAACAATAACTTCACCACTTTTAGTTTCGATCTTTTTCGATTTTTCAATCTTGAAGATAATTTTTGGAATTCCAAACTCGTTAAAACTTTTCGAAAATATCAAAAGCTTGGTTTTAGCACTTTTTGGCTTTTCAAATCCAATCAGTAACGGAATGATTTCGCCAATAATCAACCCAGCAACTTCAATTTTAGTCGCAATCGGGCTATATTTTACATTTATCGCAAAACATTCCGCAAAAAGCTATTTAATCAATATCTGGACAACCATTCTACTTTTAGTTTGTATTATTAACCCCACAACAATCACAATTCTTTTTACACCAATTTTAATTTTAACGATTACAGGACTCCAAGGTTTAATCAATACTTGGTATGCGCTTTTTCCAAAAAACCCTTATGCTCGAATTTTTGGGTTGATTCCAATTTCAATTTTTGTTTTCAATCTATTAATTACCAATCTTTCAGTTTTTGCTTTAAGTTATCGGTATTCGCCACAACCACTCGCCGCTTTTAGTCAAGATTTAGATATTTTACTTGAGAAAACAGATTCAAACCGCATTTTAATGGTTTCGAAAAATGAAGAAGATTTCTATAAAACACTTGAGCGTCAAGGAAGGGTAAAAGTAAAAAATAAATTTGAAGATTCTGAAGTAATTCTCTCGAAAGAAGCCTACCAAAATGTAAAAATTCCAGTAAATTATAGCATAAAAAGAATTTTAGTTTCAAACCGTAAATATAATGCTGATAGATTTTATGTTTTGCGGCGAGGTTGA
- the dprA gene encoding DNA-processing protein DprA, which yields MEIIKIKPTSLDYLKDLQHIPDPPKQLFMRGQLPPKRIKTVAIVGTRKPSAYGKEVATKIASECAKNGIVVVSGLALGIDSVAHRAALDSGGITLAVLANGVDKIYPRSHEALGQRILENNGVILSEYPNGTPAQPWQFLARNRIVSGLADAVVIIEAASRSGTLSTANHALDQGKEVFAVPGNITSPLSAGCNQLIKNGANPLISIEDLLDFLIPDRFEKQTKLFQGDTPAENVILEILSKNGTTASDSIIKQSGLSVSNFNQAATMLEIKGLISNNGGNIWSLK from the coding sequence ATGGAAATTATTAAAATTAAACCTACATCATTAGATTATTTAAAAGATTTACAACATATTCCAGACCCACCAAAGCAGCTTTTTATGCGAGGGCAGTTACCTCCAAAAAGGATTAAAACCGTAGCAATCGTAGGAACTCGCAAGCCTAGCGCTTATGGTAAAGAAGTTGCAACCAAAATTGCCAGCGAATGTGCGAAAAACGGTATTGTGGTTGTGAGCGGTTTGGCTTTAGGTATTGACTCGGTTGCGCATCGGGCGGCTCTTGATAGTGGTGGAATCACTCTGGCAGTTCTTGCAAATGGTGTTGATAAAATTTATCCACGTTCACATGAAGCCTTAGGGCAAAGAATTCTTGAAAACAATGGAGTCATTTTAAGTGAATATCCAAACGGAACACCAGCCCAACCTTGGCAGTTTTTGGCACGCAACAGAATTGTTTCAGGTCTTGCTGATGCCGTAGTTATTATTGAAGCCGCCTCGCGTAGCGGAACCCTCTCGACTGCAAATCATGCTCTTGACCAAGGAAAAGAAGTTTTTGCTGTTCCCGGGAATATTACCTCACCACTTTCAGCGGGCTGCAATCAGCTTATTAAAAATGGTGCAAATCCTTTAATTTCAATAGAAGATCTGCTCGATTTTTTAATTCCAGACCGTTTCGAAAAACAAACCAAGCTCTTCCAGGGTGACACGCCGGCCGAAAACGTAATTCTCGAAATTCTTTCAAAAAATGGCACAACAGCTAGCGATTCTATAATTAAGCAATCTGGGCTTTCTGTGAGCAACTTTAATCAAGCTGCAACAATGCTCGAAATTAAAGGGTTAATCTCAAACAATGGTGGAAATATTTGGAGCTTGAAGTAG